From the genome of Eriocheir sinensis breed Jianghai 21 chromosome 55, ASM2467909v1, whole genome shotgun sequence:
tttcctcctacctcttcattccatttcctacagttttccttcctttcttccttccccttcactcctctcactgtctcctcatttcctccattttctctccacttttctccgtCCTGTCCATTCCATTTCctacagttttccttcctttcttccttccccttcactcctctcactatctcctcatttcctctattcttcctctccactttcctcctacctcttcattccatttcctacagttttccttcctttcttccttccccttcactcctctcactatctcctcatttcctccattcttactctccacttttctcctacctcttcattccatttcctacagttttccttcctttcttccttccccttcactcctctcactatctcctcatttcctccattcttcctctccagttttctccttcctgtccattccatttcctccagttttccttcccacctctctcttcttctgtctcctttcccactcctccgttcttccttcatacctttctcctccttctccttccttcctccatcctcctccactaccgtctcctctcttcctcctccttaccttgaTCAGTCCACTCCAGGTTCCTGTGTCCACGGCGGCGACCACAGCGAGGAGACGAGATGAAGGTgacgcactgagagagagagagaggggggagggggggagcgagGTGTCAAAGGGTCGTTCGCTGCTTCATTTGAGGTTTGTATTGTGGTTCGTCGCCGCTTCGTTCGATTCAGTGTTACCAATTCTGCGGTAAcacttcgtcttttctctctctctctctcgttttgcaCATAATATAGTTTTTCTTGAtgtaataatgaattttttttatgatcctactactactactactattactactattattattattactactactactactgctactgctactattattacaacaactactatttccactacttctattggtcctcctcctcctcctactactactactactattgcccaaaactaataatataataatccCTAATAATAGACCAAAAGTGCATACAAATGAGACTCAGCACTGATTACACCCCAAATTGATCCAGATAAAaagtaataatgacaataataataattagtaaaGGTAATCATAATAATGGGAGAGATAATGAAAAGATTCCGTACAAAATATATCTTTATTGTTACATTTCCTCGGtgcataaatatatacaaaaaattaccTTTGCTCACGAGAAAAACGAAAgggggaataaaaagagaaagaagataaagaggaagcagaagaagaagaaattagagcGGAAGTCAGTCAGTAAAAGAGATTGAAGTTTAGAAAATgtaaattactaaaaaaaaataataataataatagaataatacTCAACCCACTTCCTGCTTTTTAGACTTAGGAAAATATACAATTAcgggaaaactctctctctctctctctctctctctctctctctctctctctctctctctctctctctctctctctctctctcttgcaatgaGCGTGTCCCTggcggtttgtttgtttgtttgtttacacgtATATAAGTATAGTGGAAAGTGATATGTGTTCTGTATCCTTGCTGCcgcggagaagggaaggaggaaggtgaaggaagacgataaataagggaagaggagaaaatggaagtagaaaaagggagagatgaaattagacgaggacaatagaaggaagaaaggaaggaaggaaggaagggaggaaggaaggatgcaagggaggaaggaaggaaggaaaatagagggtAGTGGAAAAAacgagtaggaaaagaagagggacaaaaaatggaagggaaaacagaagggaaaataagaaacatgaagaggaaaagacaaaaacacgaaaagaagaagattaaAACTGAGATGGAGAAAAtatgaacgaacgaaggaaggaggaagaggaagagaaagtgggaataggagaggaagggaaagggattgagaaaaaaaaatgagggaaaatataggaaaaaaaagttaaatatgacAGGATGAAGAATAAAAGTTTTGGGAGACATgacaaaacgaaaggaaaaagacatgacggaaaagagaagaaaggaaggaaatggagaagaaatgtGAATGAGATGGAGAACAAGATAAGGAAAGTAAGataaaaagtaagataaaaagtAAGATAAAAGATACAAgataaggaaagtaaggaaagggagaagagtgaaTGGGATGGagtaaaagaagataaggaagaggaagaggaggaggaggaggaggatagaataaCATTTCCTTAGTATCTGCGGTTCTCTTCTGCTTCCTGACTCTTCTCCACCGACACtgtgtcttctctccctccttcctcttcctatttctcactttgattctttccttcctcttcctcctcctcctttctctatctgtctcctattcttcccttcttcctcttcttatgtaTCTTTCTTTGATCTTTTCCACATCTGAATTCtcatctcttcatttttcccttttctttttttttcatttttcttcccttctcttttttcctcttccatcagtGTCTGCATATctgtttctttccatcttcttcctcctcctcctttctctatctgtctcctgttcttccctccttcctcttcttatctatctttctttgaTCTTTTCCACATCTgaatcctcattttttttatttttccctctttcctttttctttttcttcccttctcttttttcctcttccatcagtGTCTGCATATCtgtttctctcctcgtcctccttccgtTTGTGTCcttgtctcttttctcctctttctctccttcgctttctctttctcatttttccttcagtGTCTGTGGTcagcttttccctccttctctatctctccctattCTCCAGTTTCTATGtccttgtctatttttttcttttcctctctctctctctctctctctctctctctctctctctctctctctctctctctctctctctctctctctcctttgtctctACGTCcgtctattttctattttccttccttatctgtcTATAAActtgtctcttttctcctcctttttctattattttctttttcctgttttcctatctctctttctgtgttaTCCTTCTCCATTATCATCTACGtgtctattttatctttttccttcctcatgtctATAAACTCatgtctcttttctcctcctttttctcttattctctttcctgttatccaatctatttttctgtacgttatctttctcctttctcatcataTTTTTGTCTAAGctcctgtctctttttcttttctcctcttcctcccttcctcatatcTCAGTTCAGTTTCCATGTccctatttatcttcttttcctttattatgcttctttgtcttcctgtgaccttcctcctcctctccctcccttcttcgtccCAGCGTCTGTCAGTCTCGGCCCAACAGACAGCGCCGAGGATGAGGCAAGGCACGCTAATAACACAACGACGCCGACCCATCAAGACAATCCCACTCCTGACGGTGACGAGTGTTAATGACGATGAATCTTGGCGTATGTTGAGAGGTTACATCACGCTTCAGACGCGCACCTCCCCGCAGACTGGCATTAGGGAGTGTTTGAGATGCGTACttagaaacaaggaagaaaacggaggagttATAAAGACATTGTTAAAGGTAGGAAGAGAATGTCGTAATTGAGTTGTGTTAGTGACTGCCAAACGAAGATACATCATAGGAgtggaaaatgaataaaagaaacgtTATTGAATGTAGGAAGAGTGTTACAGAGTTATAAAGACATTGTTAAAGGTAGGAAGAGAATGTTCTACTTGAGTTATGTTAGTGACTGCCACACGAAGATACGTCATAGGAGtggaaaattaataaaaggaacgTTATTGAATGTAGGAAGAGTGTTACAGAGTTATAAAGACATTGTTAAAGGTAGGAAGAGAATGTTCTAATTGAGTTGTGTTAGTGACTGCCACACGAAGATACATCATaggagaggaaaattaataaaagaaacatTATTGAATGTAGGAAGAGTGTTACAGAGTTATAAAGACATTGTTAAAGGTAGGAAGAGAATGTCGTAATTATAAAATAAAGAGGTTAAGAGGAAGATGATTAAAAGCTGAGAATATCATCGTTGAGTTCCGTAGACGAAGAGACAACACAAGAAAACACAGAAGCATTATAAGGAAAAGTTTCAAAGGTTCTTAGCGCACACAGAGAAACAAGGCAGTAAACAGAATAACTTAAAAGAAACATAATTACAAGTTGGGAGAATCTCATCGTTGCAAAATAAGTAAGGTACCCGACACGATTATTATCCAGCCAACCTTCGTAGAGTAAGGCAGCAAAGATATCGCCCACAAAGTCACCGAATAACATAAACATCTCTCGGGTCTTGTATCAGCGCGAAGTATACCCAGAGTGACATAGTGAGAGCCTGGATTAAGTTTTACAGGCATACCTTCGTGACAGGTGAgccatataagaacataaggagtctgcaagaggccggtaggtctgtacaaggcagctcctgtaatcctagccccaccttacctcactatccatgaatataTCCaatcttttcttgaatgtatctatggtactggcactcacaacatgactgccataTCATGTTGTGAACAGtagaatatcgtcaccctcataaaataatcgcctaagtcatttttcagtgatttccaggtttttgtttacatcaatttttcatcatgtgacgcccatttttgtatagttgccttcgtcattcagggtttgagtgttctagaattgaccttttcatttctgcctaaatcttaagtcaaataagataatgacagttcttttctgatttcctgtaaagtagaaaatactgacttaggcggtttgtttacgaaggtgacgatatattgaTCTTGTATAAAAGCGATGTAGTGAGACTGGCATAACTTTTACAAGCATACTTCGTGCCAGGTAGATGAAAATACACCTGAAGGATCATTACTCCTGAACCATCACAGCAGAAGCATGACCACAGGAAGGAAAGACCGAGTAAGTTTTCTTCTTCACCACaacaacgcacgcacacacgcagccACACTCAAGGGCGCCGTAACACTGCCTCCtaaccacacaacacacacacacacacacacacacacactgatttgaTTACACCTGGCACACTTAGCAACAACTTCCTCATTTGCTGCATCTCTCATACGTAAATACACCTTTTCTCTAATTAATTGCACCTGGCACGCACATTTACACCTTTTTTCATGATTTACACCTGGGATTTGTAATTACACCTTTCCTTTAATCACACCCGACGCGAAGCTACCCCTGGCACGCATAACTACCCCCTTTTTTCATTGGTTACACCTGGGATTCGTAACCACACCTTTTCTCTTAATTCATTACACCTGGCACAtatatttacactttttttcagAGTTGCACCTGAGACTCGTAATTACACTTTCCCTCTCAGCTAACGGATCAGCCATCACCGAATTCTCGTCGCAGAAGAAATCAAGGACATCCGTCTTTCGCTATTTTCCTTCGTCGTGTCGTACTAATACCACGTTCGTCACATCGCTCGTTTAGTTTCGTGTCTAATCTATCGAAAATCAAGGGATGCAAgggactttcttttattttttttattttttttactttctcgtgAGGAAAGTTTACCCCTGCACCTTCGGCACCTTCATCATCGcaccttcctcctcgttctcctccgccTCATTCTATtttctgatgacacaaaaatgggCGTaaaggttattattattttctcttttaattcccCGGTAAAGACGACGAGATGCGAGTATTTCCACGCCCTGGCATAGGACTCCCCAGCCTTCCCATAGAATTCTAGCAAGGCACTGGGggtgggggcgggagggggggggggggaggggggatgttcGGGCGGGACCTGAGCACAACGCCGCGTCAGGAAGCAGTAAATCCGACGGTGGCGTGaataattttttctttttctctccttcatgaaGGATTCTAGTGAGGGTGAGACTGTTTGGGTGTGTCTTGGGGTGACGGGTCTCTTTTTGCGAGGGTCTTGGGGTGGCGAATCTCTTTTTGGTGGGTCTTGGGGTGACGGAACTGTTTTTGGTGGGTCTTCGGGTGATGGGGCTGTTTCTTGGGGTGACGGGTCTGTTTTGGGTCGGTGTCGGGATGCTGGGGATATTTCGGGCAAGTAGTGAGGTGACGGGTCTGTTttgggtgggtttttttttttttttggggggggggtctagGGAGGGCTGTCTGGGTGGGTCTGGGTACTGGTCTTTTTTGGCGGGTCTGAGAGAGGGACTAATTTTTGGGTGGAAGTTGGGGTAATGGAACTGTTTTGGGGTGTGTCTTGGGGTGACGGAGCTGTTTTGTGTGTCTTAGGGTgacgggtctcagtttgggtgggTCTTGGGGTGACGGAGCTGTTTCATGTTTTTTGGGGTGACGGGTCTCATTTTGGGTGGGTCTTGTGGCGAGTCTACGGGGGAAGTTGTCTGGGCGGGTTTGATCTCTCCCCCGCGGCAGGAGTTTCAGGGCGGCGTGTGGCTGGGTGACTCACGGTGACCTTGACCCGTGCCTGACCCGAGCCCAGAAAGGGAGGTGTTTCCGGCTTGCGATCCAGTCCACGTTCCCGCCGCGCCGTGGAGGGCCAAGTATGGTCCTGAGTCGTGTTCCATCCCTCAGGCGTGTCGAAGTGAGCCCACACCTGCTTGTTTTATCGTATCATACTGGTCGGCGAGGTGGGTTTTAAGTGGATTTCCAGGATCTCTGTTGCACTTGTTTTGTAGTTCCTGTAGGTGCGCTAAAGTGGTCCCGcgtgtcttcttttttttattttctattctttgttattcattttttatCATCCTGGTCGGTGAGGTAAGTCTAAACACATCTCCCAAACCTCTAGTGCACCTGTTTGCTAGCTGCTGTAGGTGTGATTAAGTGACTCTGCGTGTCTTCTTCATCCTGCCGACTCATGTAGTGATGGCTGAGTCAAGTTCGTAGTAAGCTTATATAAATTTTCAATGTCACTGACGCACCTGTTGACTGCTTGGGTTGGGCCTCCAAGGACACGGCAACGACGGTCATGGCGCCGGCGGTGACCTTGCACGGACGGCGCCACTGGGACACAGACGACGATGAGTAAGGGAAAAAGGCTAAACTTATACATGTTAAAAGAAGGGTTTGTTATCATGTGGATTTGTCCCTGGATACTAATGGATACAGGAGGCGTCGGAACGTCCTGCGGCGACTCGAAAAACTAACGCTCCCCCTTGAGGATACTAGAGAAGACTGTTCGTGTGTTGGCTGTTTACGCGATGGATTCAACACAAGGAAAACTAAAGAAAGTTGTAAATGGAGCAAAGCTTTCAGACTTCGGTGAAAGCGACGTGAAGGAACGAGAGTTATTGTGAAGGTGGAAGtggcggaggggaggggagaggggggagggggggaggggggcgtctaGTACTTGGCCTGGTGCACCACCGCCTCCAGCCGCTTGCGAACACTCTCCCGGTCCGCGATGCTGTACGGCTTCTTGGTGTGCGGACGCCCCCCGCTCGACCCCTCCGGCTTTTTGTCGTCAACCAACTTATTTTTGATGGCCTCGATTAGTCTGTTCAGGATGGCCGAGTCCTCCGTGTCGCCGGCGGAGAAGGGCCTCGGGGACAGGGTGGGGGTCGGGGAGGGGCGGGCGGCAAGAGCAGGCGAAGGGGGCGGGTGTCCTCTCGGCGGCGGCGACGAGGCGGCAGTGGTCCGTCGTGGAGTCGTTTCTGGTCGTGCGGGGCGGTGGGTAGTCGAGGGGCGTCTCTGCGAGGGCCGGGGTCGGTAGCTTGGGCGTGGCGTCCTTACGGGTGTGTTGGTGTGAGAGGGTCCGGGACGCGAATGTGTGGGCGTGGGGCGTGGGTGCGCAGGGTAGGGGCGTGTCGGCGTGGGTGTAGGGCGGGCGCGCgggcgtgtgggcgtgggtgtgggcacGACAAAGTTATTGGAAGTGCCGTGGCCGCCAAGGGACGACCCCAACTCAGGGCGGGCGTCATCCTTTGAGCCTTTGTGGTGCTTCCAGTTCTCGCCGCGTCGTAGGCCATCAAGGACGGACTGGCCGACCTCGGGGGCGGAGCGGATGGGCCCCACGGACTGCCGCAGCGCCTCGAAGCTCGGGTGTTGGTCGTAGGAGATGCTGGCCGTGTAGCCGTTGCCGTCGGCCCTGTAGGTCACCGTCTGGAGTCTGTTGTCGGGGAGAGCCACGCGGAAGCGGCCCCGAGTCTCCTGCCCCAGACGCGCCTCCTCCCGGTCATAGAAGTTCTTGTACTCAGGGGCGTCGACGGCGTAGGCGAAGGAGTAGGAGCCCtgcaggtagggagagaggagggggttaGGGGGGGCGGGGTAGGGGGCGTCAAAGACCTAGAAATGGGGAGTAGAGGAAAACGtgatggaaatggaaggaggaggaagggacatgaggaaaattttggtggtggtggtgtttgtgttgttgttgttgttggtggtggtggtggtgggaatgataAGTTAATGTCTATTTTAAACGTTCAACAAAGATGGTTATTTACattgatgattctctctctctctctctctctctctctctctctctctctctctctctctctctctctctctctctctctcatcataccgcatgccaccaccgcctcaCCACCTGTCAAATTACCCCTCAACAACAACAGAGAAAACGGGACGAAGAAAACGGTATCAAGGTTCGGTACTTTCTCCTCGCACTTTCCTCCTCAACACCATAATTACCtgtcttctctctcatctctaccCCGAGGCAcgacactcttccttcctcctgcggGCGCTGTTAGTCTTGAAATACGTCTTTTGCGTCTTGACCTGAATTCTGCGTTTTTATAGCAATAACCTCATGTGACACGTGTTTTTAGTCTCGGGAAATATTAGTGGATAGAGAAGCGAAAATACACGTGTCACTATTAATAGAAAACTGACTAAAAACATATTTGATGCTTCGGAATTTTAGCACCGAGGGAGAGAGATTTTGTCACGGCTTTTATTTATGAAGGAGCCGCGTGGTTGAGGCTCATATTCCGTGTCCTATATTAGTCtgctttctgtctgttttctataTTAATAACCTGATGTATGTTCTAAGCTATATCAATAACCTTGTGTCTGTGTTCTGTTCTATGTATACTAACCAAatgtctgtgtttttttctatattaactAACCAAatgtctttttcttctatatatacTAATCTGATGTCTGTGTTTTATCTATATTATTAACTTgatgtctgtttttttctatattaataatctcatgtctgtgttttatctatattattaacttatgtctgttttcttctatattaataacctcatattttttttttgtatatcaatACCCAGATGTCTATGTTCTTATCTATATCAGTATCCAATGGTCAGTAATTTAGTGATATGTAATAATTAATGATGGAAGTCAGAGTTGATTTTATTTTGCTCCTAATCGACTGAAAACAAATGTGAAGGTTATTACGTATAGGCAGATAAAAGGAAAAGTTGTTATTCTCCTGGTTACCCGTCAGCAAGTCGTGATATGTGAGTTTGCTTTTACTAATCATCCCTTTTATACGCCACAAAGATATCACTGGTCAGCTTTTTATGAGTCATGGcacgttatttatttttttattttttacaaaggccaaaacggaggtCAATTTGCTTTTACTAACCATCCCTTTTATACGCCACAAAGATATTACTGGTTAGCCTTTTATGAGTcatggcactttttttttttcaataaaggagacggctcaaaggcaacaaaaatagtgtagaaaaaaaaaagccgctcccataataggcaaaagtatagagtggccaaacgGAGGTCAATTTGCTTTTACTAATCATCCCATTTATACGCCACAAAGACATTACTGGCGAGCTTTTTATGAGTCATGGCACgagaatctttttttttacaacaaaggacacggctcaagggcaacaaaaagagtgtagaataaaaaaaaagcccgctactcgccgctcccataataggcAAAAGTACAGTGGCCAAAACGgacgtcaatttcgggtggagaggtgtcttgatacactattCTTCTAACGATATATATTTTCTGAGCCTCACACTCACCGCACCTTTGTCAACGTCACAAGAACTCTCATTACGAACCACCAGGTATTATTCTGCTCAGCTTTCTATGTGTAATGACGCGTGTATGTGTAAAAATATGACCCTCAACCACGCGGCCCCTTCATAAATAAAAGCCGTGACGAAATCTCTCTCCCTCGGTGCTAAAATTCCGAAGCATCAAATGTGTTTTTAGTCAGTTTTCTATAAGTAGTGACACGTGTATTTTTTGCTTCTCTATCCACTAATAGTTCCCGAGACTGAAAACACGTGGCCCCTTCTAATAAAAAATAGCGACAAAAGCTTTCTGTTCGTTGCTAAAATTCAGAGTCATCAAATATGTTTCTGATTGGCTTTTCACATGCAGGTAATAACGCATTTCTTTCTCTGTTCACTAATATTTTATGAGGCTCCAACTCACGGCCCCTTCATATAAAACCCGCAACCAAATCTCTCTTGTTGCTAAAATTCTAAACCACCAAATAACTTTCTAACAAACTTTCTATGATTAGGAACACACGTATTATTGTTTCTTGATCCACTAATATTTCCTGAAACTCTTGACCCCTTCATATGAATACCACAACAAAATTTACCTCTTTCGTTGATAAAACTCCGAAGAATCCAAGACGTTTCTTATCAGGTTTCTACAAGTGGtcactcatttcttctttctttataggagcaatgattagagggcttttttatttgcttatttttgcccttgacctgcatCCTTTCCTATAAAAACATGATAAGTATGCTCCCAACTTCGCCTTTCTATATAGTAACACGTGTATTTATGTTCCTGTATCTATTAATATTTTCTGAGCCTGCAACACACGACCCCTTCATATAAAAACCGACATCAAATCTTTCTCACGCTACAATTACAGCATCCAACACTGGTCAACTTTCTATAAATGGTGGCGCGTGAGTTCTTTCCTATATCTTCTAATGTTTATCGACCCTTAAAACACACGACCCCTTCATATAAAAACCGACATCAAATCTTTCTCACGCTACAATTACAGCATCCAACACCGGTCAACTTTCTATAAATGGTGGCGCGTGAGTTCTTTCCTATATCTTCTAATGTTTATCGACCCTTAAAACACACGACCCCTTCATATAAAAACCGACATCAAATCTTTCTCAGGCTACAATTACTGCATCCAACACGACTCTGGTCAACTCTCTATAAATGGTGGCGCGTGAGTTCATTCCTATATCTTCTAATGTTTATCGACCCTTAAAACTCACGGCCCTTTCACATAAAACCCGAGACCTAATCATTCTTTCTCACGCTACAATTACGGCACCCAACACGTCATTGGTCAACTTTCTATAAATGGTGGCGCGTGAGTTCGTTCCTGTCTCCGCTAATGTTTTATGGGACTCCAACAGGAACTTTCTCGTTGACGAAGCCACCGACCGCAGACTTGAAGGGTGTGGCGGGAATTTTCTACCACCACAaataacaccacaaccaccaccactgccggcATGTACCACTCGCCACGCCCTTGGTAATAGCTCTTTGCCTTGGTCAGTCTCGGCACTCACTGGGGCGtgcgggggagggaaggaaggtctcGGTGGGTGCCTTGTGTTTGTGACGAGAGTAAACGATGCGGAGGAAAGTGTGTCTTGTGAAGAATGTGTGAAGGCCTCAAATATCTTTCCAGCATTGTGGCTTTACGCAGGTCACTCTATAGACAGCAATCAACTTCTGTAACTATATTCTGACGTAGAGGAAGAAACACAGCTAAGCAAGGGGCGGAGTATCCAGTGAAGGCCTCAAATATATTTCCAGCATTGTGGCTTTACGCAGGTCACGCTATAGACAGCAATCAACTTCTGTAACTATATTCTGACGTAGAGGAAGAAACACAGCTAAGCAAGGGGCGGTGCATCTAGTGTAAGGCCTCAAATTTAACCTTTCCAGAATTTAGACTTAAAGCATGTCACTCGAGATGGTGATTGAATTTATCTGTATATCCTATTGATGCATTCTGCAGCAGGTGAATACACAAAGCGATGCAAGGGACAGTGTACGTAAAGGGCAGAAATAAAACATTCGTATCTTTCCATCTCGCTGTGACTAGACTTATGCCACTCAAGATGTCCTCCCTCAAGCTGCCTTACGCATACCACTACCGAGGCAGGGGAAGGTGTGTCTGTCTCTTGAAGGGGAACGTGAAGGCCGATGACAAGGGAAaacatgaggaggagagaagaggagagccagagggtgggagggagaggtaaacATATGCAACAAACAAGGACAGGGACGCGGGGTGCAGGAATGCctcgatgatgacgatgatgaggaagaggagaaggaagagagataaaagaaatatattacaGACGAAATTGATGTAATGTTCGTTAATAGCAGTAATTAAGAGAGAGACATGGAGCTGACTCATACGCtgttaataataatgactaaAGAAGACACTGATAAGATGGGGCTATGCAGTAACTTAATAAAAATGTTAGTTATGCACATTTGTTATTCTGAATGGAAagctagaaaggaaaaaaaagggaaaggaaaaaaaaggaaaagtttggGAAGTGGAATAACGACCATTAgagaacgcctcctcctcctcctcctcctcctcctcctcctcctcctcctcctcctcttcctcttttttttcccggaCAACCTAAGaaccccaccaaaaaaaaaagggggggggggagggaagaggaggaaggaagcgtaACAACAACCATTGCcgatcaactcctcctcctcctcttcctcttttttttccgaaCGACGTAAGACCttacaaaaaaagaggaagaggaggaaggaagagtgacaaCGACCGCCGATcaacgcctcttcctcctcctcctcctccccaaccccatCCCCCCGTCAAGGTcgtggggggatggggaggggaggggaccaGCAAGCGCCCTGAGTCACGGTCCCTAATGCCTCATCGCGTCATCTAATCGCCTTCCGAGCCCCGAAGAGTATAGAGGAAGGGATTCGAACGCTGACTCACCACTTTGTACTTCGTATGACTGAAGACTGTATGGAATCAAAGAAGAGTTACCGCCTATACTTCgattccatatattttttttttacggcacgGGAGgcatttcaagggcaaaaaaacaaaacaaaatgaccCCCAATAATGCCCGAAAAGTGTATAGAAGTTACCGTGAAGTATAAGAGATGCAAATATAACGCCGACCTTTTTTTTCaggaataaagagaagtaaaaaaactGCGTAGGAAACAAAATTCTTACTCATtgcttaatttatcttttttatcttatccGTTTTCACCCACGTATCGCTTTAAAATAGTTGCATACTCATTACAGTGAAAAGCAAATatggatatgataaaaaaaaaaacacgtaaaaaacaAAATTCCGACACGTTGTTTTTAATTCATCTTTACCTCCTTGCCCGTACAAATTAACCCCTTGACCATCACTCTTAAAAGCAAAAAGGGAtattattagacaaaaaaatacttacgcaagaaaaaaaaaacattggtaaTTTATATACTTATTCCGTTGTCATT
Proteins encoded in this window:
- the LOC126984032 gene encoding nascent polypeptide-associated complex subunit alpha, muscle-specific form-like is translated as MTPPSPLLVLLLVLAVGGPSLSPAHALPDAHTHDQGSYSFAYAVDAPEYKNFYDREEARLGQETRGRFRVALPDNRLQTVTYRADGNGYTASISYDQHPSFEALRQSVGPIRSAPEVGQSVLDGLRRGENWKHHKGSKDDARPELGSSLGGHGTSNNFVVPTPTPTRPRARPTPTPTRPYPAHPRPTPTHSRPGPSHTNTPVRTPRPSYRPRPSQRRPSTTHRPARPETTPRRTTAASSPPPRGHPPPSPALAARPSPTPTLSPRPFSAGDTEDSAILNRLIEAIKNKLVDDKKPEGSSGGRPHTKKPYSIADRESVRKRLEAVVHQAKY